The window gcaagctgaattgtgatgcccggacctgcgtctgtgagatctgtaacaccagagccgcaggcactcaatattaaaagatgcaaaatgcaaccttgtagtgaaatcacatgtgctatgtaaggtgaatagtgttgttcactgtgaaagagtataaccattgttctgtaaaatgtatctttttaaatagttctctccctttttcccctccctcatgcagctgcacatttttcaagcctccctactccatcccgaaggctagctcagataaggcggaggaagaagaggacgcgagatgaaatgttctctgaaatcatggaagtaacccgcaatgaaagagctcatctgaatgagtggaaggacgtggtagcaaagtacaggaaagatgccagtgaacgtgaggataggagagacgctcgagatgagaggtggcggcaggaagatcagcggtgtaggaaggaagatcagcggtggcgggatgcaacgctggagctgctgcgtgatcaaactgatatcctccgacgtctagtggatcttcaggaagagcagaggggtcacagagtgccgctgcagcccatgtttaaccaccctcagtacacaccatgttccatatcttcctcacccagatgtgtaagaatgcgtgggggaaggctttgtgcagccgcccactccacccccgtggacagtccaaccaaaaggctatcattacattgaaatgtgcttaatggccttttccttccctcctatcttcctcccaaaccacacccgggataccttgttaattctctgcctctttttataattactttttaataaagaatacatgctttttaaacgatagtaactttatttccttaagcaagctgtaattgaagggggagggtgggttgtttacagggaaggagtcaataaagaggggcggttcatgaaggggaaacaaacacagcagtcacaccgtaccctggcccgtgatgaaactcgttttcaaggcttctctgatgcgcaccgcttcctggtgagctcttctaatcgccctggtgtctggctgcacgtaatcagtggccaggtgatttgcctcagcctcccaccccgccataaaggtctcccccttactctcgcagagattgtgaagcacacagcaagcagcaataacaaaggggacattggtttggctgaggtctgagcgagtgagtaatgtgcgccagcgagcctttaaacggccaaatgcacattctaccacaatcctgcacttgcttagcctgtagttgaacagctcctgaccactgtccaggctgcctgtatatggcttcatgagccatagcatcaaggggtaggctgggtcactcaggataacgacaggcatttcaacatccccaactgttgttttctggtctgggaagtaagtcccttgctgcagccgtttaaacagagtagtgcttctgaagacgcgagcgtcatgaacccttcctggccatcccacgtggatgttggtgaa of the Gopherus flavomarginatus isolate rGopFla2 chromosome 1, rGopFla2.mat.asm, whole genome shotgun sequence genome contains:
- the LOC127032636 gene encoding uncharacterized protein LOC127032636 codes for the protein MKKIFEKISKAMMGKGHTRVSVQCRVKVKELRQAYQKTKAANGRSGSGPKTCRFYAELHAILGGCTTATPPLSVDSEVGVIISIVAEDSAEREDEEEDEEEEEDLAASTQHSVSPNSQELFVTQTELPSQPSQATSPDSEAMEATSAAHFSSLPTPSRRLAQIRRRKKRTRDEMFSEIMEVTRNERAHLNEWKDVVAKYRKDASEREDRRDARDERWRQEDQRCRKEDQRWRDATLELLRDQTDILRRLVDLQEEQRGHRVPLQPMFNHPQYTPCSISSSPRCVRMRGGRLCAAAHSTPVDSPTKRLSLH